One Mercurialis annua linkage group LG3, ddMerAnnu1.2, whole genome shotgun sequence DNA window includes the following coding sequences:
- the LOC126675375 gene encoding uncharacterized protein LOC126675375 produces the protein MGNCQAVDTATLVIQYPSGKVDKLFWPVNASEIMKMNPGHYIALLLSTTLYPNSNAQCPNKTTTTTAATAAKNDSLRITRIKLLRPTDTLVLGHVYRLITNEDVMKGLLAKKQAKQKKKGVSESSSEKADVSSGVDFEVKRSLLDKNYQVSNKTERNRGRTATGTNSGSGTVTGRSRTWQPSLNSILESATK, from the exons ATGGGGAATTGTCAAGCAGTAGATACAGCAACACTAGTGATACAATACCCAAGTGGTAAGGTTGACAAACTCTTTTGGCCTGTAAATGCTTCTGAGATCATGAAGATGAACCCTGGTCACTATATTGCTCTTCTTCTTTCCACCACCTTATACCCCAATTCTAATGCTCAATGTCCTAACaaaaccaccaccaccaccgccgccacgGCCGCCAAGAATGATTCTCTTAGGATAACAAGAATCAAGCTGCTCAGGCCTACTGATACACTTGTTCTTGGCCATGTTTATAGACTAATCACTAATGAAG ATGTTATGAAAGGGTTGTTGGCCAAGAAACAAGCAAAGCAGAAGAAAAAAGGGGTTTCTGAATCATCATCAGAGAAGGCTGATGTGAGTTCAGGAGTAGATTTTGAAGTAAAAAGATCCCTACTTGACAAGAATTATCag gTGAGCAACAAAACAGAAAGAAACAGAGGAAGAACAGCAACAGGTACCAACTCTGGCAGTGGCACAGTCACAGGCAGATCAAGAACATGGCAACCTTCACTCAACAGCATCTTAGAGTCTGCCACCAAATAA
- the LOC126673833 gene encoding LIM domain-containing protein WLIM1-like, whose product MATFGGTTQKCKACDKTVYLVDQLTADNKVYHKACFRCHHCKGTLKLSNYSSFEGVLYCKPHFDQLFKMTGSLDKSFEGAPKTVRDRSADQANSNSRVSSMFAGTQDKCVACKRTVYPIEKVAVDGTSYHKACFRCTHGGCVISPSNYVAHEHRLYCRHHHNQLFKQKGNFSQLDKHEDVTTSAEIPSTE is encoded by the exons ATGGCAACATTTGGAGGAACTACCCAGAAGTGTAAAGCATGTGACAAGACTGTTTACTTAGTAGATCAACTTACTGCTGATAATAAAGTTTATCATAAAGCTTGTTTTAGGTGTCACCACTGTAAGGGTACCTTAAAG CTGAGCAATTACTCCTCTTTTGAGGGAGTGTTGTATTGCAAACCTCACTTTGATCAGCTATTTAAGATGACCGGAAGCTTGGATAAAAGTTTTGAAG GTGCTCCGAAAACTGTTAGAGACCGATCCGCTGATCAG GCCAATAGCAACAGCAGAGTTTCGAGCATGTTTGCTGGAACCCAGGATAAATGTGTTGCTTGCAAGAGAACTGTTTACCCCATCGAAAAG GTGGCGGTGGACGGAACTTCTTATCACAAGGCTTGTTTCAGGTGCACTCATGGAGGCTGTGTAATCAGTCCCTCAAACTATGTAGCCCACGAGCATCGTCTTTATTGCAGGCATCATCACAACCAACTCTTCAAACAGAAAGGAAACTTCAGCCAGCTCGACAAGCACGAAGACGTTACGACATCAGCCGAGATACCATCAACTGAGTGA
- the LOC126672896 gene encoding uncharacterized protein LOC126672896 — protein MTTNALPALKIYWDGTILSTPGGVDYVSGKSEMVELTRVVNFAQLQVVIRRVIGLNDADEIVKIYLRVPRFDEHGRFQKYDGFPMETDVHMEAMWRNVSRTPQMRVVEFYIVYNPLSQVRADVDDCADVDDCADVDDCADVDDCADVDDCADVDDCADVDDGDDFSDEDEEEEHFYGAVADDNEDDDDDDDDIGGENGDGTHGENVGGGSEQNTDHFESRLPHEYTDQNIDDMRVNMNLWPKENAIWEAGKEFELGMVFSSRYAVQTCAASYHIAANKEYKSSETTGKTIVLVCVKNDTCNWRLRASLLKGESDWMITRYNGPHQCSGQSMNQDHRNLRARQIADHIDTQLHLQRDIRIKTLQEGIFQKLRVRPGYKKTWYAKEKAIANRFGQWDDSFKEICNFMTNVTVANPRTVWHATGTPIENNPQFRTFKHMFWTYEPVVKGFQYCKPVVYIDGTHTYGKYEMTLLIASAIEGNNHIMPIAFAIVKSETAASWRYFMWMLKRYVLGERKVCIISDRGSGIMSAMEGPEWGGGGGGDTHKWCIRHLVSNFHNAFKKKYLKKLAEKAGRAYQEHKRDRYMSLIEADSPEGYAYLDRLDVTKWSMSGDTSGMRHGVMTTNYAESVNAMLKNIRGLPITAMLEAIFNKVNSVFIKHVNDYKTWLASGFMWTPVCAHRMETWENKSRTHTASQFNVAQKVFNVLTQCDNVRQKGGNTQQVRLLDGTCTCGKFQQWKIPCSHAIAACNQYGENYRDYISWYYKCEYGILAWSSVSFEPLWNRKRWYFFKLYADFVERVRRDAPVDTELRRFAASTQRGTREDRRDVTSPPIEPSIPPHRLPVIPDAPIDPTTLRHRRRQRRHPPAPPQRPTDPMPPPVVFHPFRGHYYYAGSSSAPPPFSSGPPSSSGQFYGDSAHHYFQGSCSYPVPPGPSSPFVPPPPAYVPPTVPPFQVQWDQPTQGTQDFPASQGLPQTPGTTDFLAYGSSWLGLDSMEAMMFRQQGEFVTPPPATTSTAIPQDQQGDDGADDEEGDAGEGDGDGRPGRRYLTISTGRRANRNRNNLRSNLPVTSRYDDRTPSKPRNTYAVCHVGSANRVSVTRSAFAYVAPPARSHYINTRGEQEPNQTEKPDQIKPENYGNRTELTEVFRLKKIGV, from the exons ATGACGACAAATGCGCTGCCAGCCCTAAAAATTTATTGGGATGGTACAATATTATCGACTCCGGGTGGAGTGGATTATGTTTCCGGTAAATCGGAAATGGTTGAGCTGACGAGAGTAGTGAATTTTGCACAACTACAAGTCGTAATTAGAAGGGTAATTGGGCTGAACGATGCTGACGAGATAGTGAAGATTTATCTAAGAGTACCTCGGTTCGATGAACATggaagatttcaaaaatatgatgGTTTTCCTATGGAGACAGATGTTCACATGGAAGCAATGTGGCGTAATGTTTCGCGGACGCCACAAATGAGGGTAGTTGAGTTTTATATTGTGTACAATCCGTTATCTCAAGTAcgtgcggatgtagacgactgtgcggatgtagacgactgtgcggatgtagacgactgtgcggatgtagacgactgtgcggatgtagacgactgtgcggatgtagacgactgtgcggatgtagacgatGGTGATGATTTTAGTGATGAagatgaggaagaagaacactTCTACGGGGCCGTTGCTGATGACAacgaggatgatgatgatgatgatgatgacatcGGTGGTGAGAATGGAGATGGCACCCATGGTGAGAATGTCGGTGGTGGGTCGGAACAAAATACAGATCATTTTGAGTCGCGCCTTCCTCATGAGTACACGGATCAGAATATTGACGACATGCGTGTCAATATGAATCTGTGGcctaaagaaaatgcaatatgGGAAGCAGGCAAAGAGTTTGAATTGGGGATGGTTTTTAGTTCGAGGTATGCTGTCCAGACATGCGCGGCGAGTTATCACATTGCAGCTAATAAAGAGTACAAGAGCAGTGAAACAACTGGTAAAACAATAGTTcttgtgtgtgtgaaaaatgacacttGCAATTGGAGGTTGCGTGCGTCGCTTTTAAAAGGCGAGTCAGACTGGATGATAACAAGATATAACGGCCCCCACCAATGCAGCGGCCAATCAATGAACCAAGACCATCGCAATTTAAGAGCGCGACAGATAGCTGACCACATCGACACGCAATTGCATCTGCAACGTGACATTAGGATTAAAACGCTTCAAGAGGGCATTTTTCAAAAACTGCGAGTTAGGCCTGGATACAAAAAAACTTGGTATGCCAAGGAAAAGGCCATTGCAAACAGGTTCGGACAATGGGACGACTCTTTCAAGGAGATTTGCAATTTTATGACGAATGTCACCGTTGCTAATCCCAGGACAGTCTGGCATGCTAccg GTACACCAATTGAAAACAATCCACAATTCAGAACTTTCAAGCATATGTTTTGGACTTACGAGCCAGTGGTGAAGGGTTTTCAGTATTGCAAGCCTGTGGTGTACATCGACGGCACCCACACATATGGAAAATACGAAATGACTTTGCTGATTGCTTCTGCAATTGAAGGGAACAATCACATCATGCCGATAGCTTTTGCAATTGTGAAGTCGGAAACTGCCGCATCCTGGAGGTATTTCATGTGGATGTTGAAGAGGTATGTTTTGGGTGAGCGAAAGGTGTGTATCATATCTGATCGCGGCTCCGGTATTATGAGTGCCATGGAGGGCCCTgagtgggggggggggggggggggtgataCCCACAAGTGGTGTATTAGACACCTAGTGAGCAACTTCCACAATGCCTTCAAGaaaaaatatctcaaaaaacTTGCTGAAAAAGCTG GACGCGCATACCAAGAGCATAAAAGAGATCGGTACATGTCATTGATAGAGGCGGATTCACCTGAGGGTTATGCGTATCTTGACCGCCTTGATGTTACAAAATGGAGCATGAGTGGCGACACGTCTGGAATGCGGCATGGTGTGATGACAACAAACTACGCTGAGTCGGTCAACGCGATGTTGAAGAACATTCGGGGGCTCCCTATCACAGCCATGTTGGAAGCAATATTTAACAAGGTCAACTCCGTGTTCATCAAGCATGTGAACGACTACAAAACGTGGTTGGCATCCGGTTTCATGTGGACCCCAGTCTGTGCACACAGAATGGAGACTTGGGAAAATAAGTCAAGGACTCATACGGCTTCACAGTTCAACGTGGCACAGAAGGTATTCAATGTCTTGACCCAGTGCGACAATGTAAGACAAAAGGGTGGCAATACACAGCAAGTTCGTCTACTGGACGGGACATGCACCTGTGGAAAATTTCAACAGTGGAAAATTCCGTGCTCCCATGCGATAGCTGCCTGCAACCAATACGGAGAGAACTACCGTGACTACATTTCATGGTATTACAAATGCGAGTACGGAATCTTAGCGTGGAGCTCTGTTTCATTTGAACCCTTATGGAATCGAAAGCgttggtatttttttaaattatac GCCGATTTTGTGGAGCGTGTACGTAGGGATGCTCCTGTTGACACTGAGCTTCGGCGGTTCGCAGCCAGCACACAGAGAGGCACTAGAGAGGACCGCCGTGACGTTACATCGCCCCCTATCGAGCCTTCTATACCGCCGCATCGACTACCAGTCATACCTGACGCGCCGATAGATCCGACTACACTGCGACATCGACGGCGACAGCGGCGTCACCCCCCTGCACCACCTCAGCGTCCGACTGATCCTATGCCTCCCCCAGTGGTTTTTCATCCTTTCAGAGGGCATTACTATTACGCGGGGTCCAGCTCTGCACCGCCGCCCTTTTCATCGggtcctccttcttcttctggCCAGTTTTACGGGGATTCGGCACATCACTATTTTCAGGGGTCGTGTTCATATCCAGTGCCACCAGGACCTTCTTCGCCTTTTGTTCCACCGCCGCCTGCTTATGTACCACCTACGGTGCCTCCTTTTCAGGTGCAGTGGGATCAGCCTACACAGGGTACACAGGACTTTCCAGCTTCACAGGGACTTCCACAGACACCTGGGACTACAGACTTTCTGGCATATGGTAGCAGTTGGTTAGGTCTAGACAGCATGGAGGCGATGATGTTCCGCCAACAAGGAGAATTTGTTACCCCGCCACCAGCTACGACGAGTACGGCCATTCCACAGGACCAGCAGGGTGACGACGGAGCCGACGACGAGGAGGGCGATGCAGGAGAGGGAGATGGTGATGGCCGCCCAGGTCGACGTTACCTCACCATCAGTACAGGCCGTCGGGCGAACCGTAACAGAAACAACTTGCGCTCGAACCTCCCGGTCACTAGCAGATATGACGATAGGACTCCTAG caaaccgcgtaacacTTACGCGGTTTGCCACGTTGGCAGTGCAAACCGCGTAAGTGTTACGCGGTCTGCTTTTGCCTATGTGGCTCCTCCAGCGAGGAGCCAC TATATCAACACTAGGGGTGAGCAAGaaccgaatcaaaccgaaaAACCTGACCAAATTAAACCAGAAAATTATGGAAATCGAACCGAACTGACCGAAGTTTttcggttaaaaaaaattggtgtttga
- the LOC126672895 gene encoding uncharacterized protein LOC126672895 yields the protein MRKKGKGKSKERERTGPPGTAGWGLMDESDSDEVVEVSPGFEFFQINLHINGSLGEWGYHDGEVSTGVYSVSGMTMKKLDRWMKREKVEGLVDYYWKEKDKEFHDWIRPINHDDDAMEMASAGKRDGEVDVYVRKLTVKDIEALVPPPPSPPHVVIEEIPNPKDLAYVYPTPVKKVRGKPLATKAGGSKPLGTKAVGEGPSESGGSWMSPYVSEYVSEGASMVQGNTQAQGNEGADFLGQTDTGNDEVAGERANEEASVQMTDEDCHDKGDGAAEDCQLIGAEAGAVDGAEADAGAMDGAEAEAMDGAEAEDMDVAMDLAEAEAGAAEDWQVNGVEAGASEQHGPQEEEVPIQGPHEEAQDLGADDGPHMDEVEGLHDKGPTQQTQDVDFDNFFQTQHQPPFEGLFEDQNREIPQRQSEDQPPMPTEEELHHSHEWVEVEDWDDDLDEYIVDPDYDILDGDEDLTTELRSNGQLPEENEENEQDEENEENIGASQNRAGGRPKGKAQFESGGVDRTIHQDTVGGDSEYVESDGNRSISDSEEEGGEDFNVFDEDHDHEGPTFSIGMLFTDREQFKKACREWGIHHRYQLHFPVNEITRVRAKCYSKSKCKFYVFASKLHLKDPNDNTFRVKTLDLRHTCPKVSKNFHLTSAVLADKYLEEFRNDPEYKSEVFVKKIQTDLKQSISIQQARRARRAALDKLEGDEDRQYEKLYDYKREVLRTNPGSTVEFKEARGKFQGMYVCFDGLKQAFVNGMRQIVCLDGCWLKGKYGGQLLSATGIDPNDCMYPLAYAWVKTENTETWMWFIGLLSVDLHLTNAAVFMSDKQKGLLNAVKELFPYSEHRFCWRHLWANFRSTFHTQHMKPFIWNIGTAHRHLPIDLHSQDTTTMEGQAKQVVCDCGIPCRMQISSTERNPGRRFYGCSKRNVSILDFTAFRREM from the exons atgagaaagaaaggaaaaggaaaatcaAAGGAAAGAGAACGAACGGGACCACCTGGAACTGCTGGATGGGGTTTAATGGATGAGAGCGATAGTGACGAAGTGGTGGAAG TGTCACcaggttttgaattttttcaaatcaaccTTCACATTAATGGGTCATTGGGGGAATGGGGTTACCATGATGGGGAAGTGTCCACCGGCGTTTATTCTGTGTCTGGTATGACTATGAAGAAATTAGATAGATGGatgaaaagagaaaaagttGAGGGCTTAGTTGATTATTACTGGAAAGAAAAAGACAAGGAATTTCATGATTGGATTAGACCGATAAATCACGACGATGATGCTATGGAAATGGCAAGTGCTGGGAAGAGGGACGGAGAAGTGGATGTCTATGTTAGGAAACTGACCGTTAAAGACATTGAGGCTTTAGTCCCTCCGCCCCCCTCGCCCCCACATGTTGTAATTGAGGAGATACCAAATCCCAAAGATTTAGCTTATGTGTATCCCACTCCCGTGAAAAAAGTAAGGGGTAAACCATTGGCTACCAAGGCTGGTGGGAGTAAACCACTGGGTACCAAGGCTGTTGGTGAAGGTCCTTCAGAAAGTGGGGGGTCATGGATGAGTCCATATGTAAGTGAATATGTAAGTGAAGGGGCTTCTATGGTCCAGGGAAATACGCAGGCTCAGGGGAATGAAGGGGCAGATTTTTTGGGACAAACTGACACTGGGAATGATGAGGTTGCTGGTGAGCGGGCAAATGAAGAGGCAAGCGTTCAGATGACTGATGAAGATTGCCATGATAAGGGGGATGGGGCTGCTGAAGATTGCCAACTTATTGGAGCTGAGGCTGGGGCTGTGGATGGGGCTGAAGCTGATGCTGGGGCTATGGATGGGGCTGAGGCTGAGGCTATGGATGGGGCTGAGGCTGAGGATATGGATGTGGCTATGGATTTGGCTGAGGCTGAGGCTGGGGCTGCTGAAGATTGGCAAGTGAATGGGGTTGAGGCTGGGGCTAGTGAACAGCATGGGCCACAAGAGGAAGAAGTTCCAATTCAGGGGCCACATGAGGAAGCTCAGGATTTGGGGGCTGACGATGGGCCGCACATGGATGAGGTTGAGGGGCTGCATGATAAGGGTCCTACTCAACAAACTCAAGATGTGGACTTCGACAATTTCTTCCAGACCCAACATCAGCCCCCTTTTGAGGGTTTATTTGAGGACCAGAACAGGGAAATACCGCAAAGGCAAAGTGAAGACCAGCCACCGATGCCCACTGAAGAAGAGCTTCATCATTCACATGAATGGGTTGAAGTTGAAGATTGGGATGATGATCTAGATGAGTACATTGTGGATCCTGATTATGACATCTTGGATGGTGATGAAGATTTGACTACCGAGTTGAGGTCAAACGGTCAGTTGCCTGAAGAGAATGAAGAGAATGAACAGGATGAAGAGAACGAAGAGAATATTGGTGCTTCGCAGAACAGGGCTGGTGGGAGACCCAAAGGTAAAGCCCAATTTGAGTCTGGTGGTGTTGACAGAACAATTCACCAGGACACTGTGGGTGGTGATTCAGAGTACGTAGAGTCTGATGGAAATAGATCTATTTCAGATTCAGAAGAAGAGGGGGGGGAGGATTTTAATGTGTTTGATGAAGACCACGACCATGAGGGTCCAACTTTCTCTATTGGAATGTTGTTCACTGACAGGGAGCAGTTTAAGAAGGCCTGCCGTGAGTGGGGGATACACCACAGGTACCAACTGCACTTCCCTGTAAATGAGATAACAAGGGTGAGGGCAAAGTGCTACTCAAAGAGCAAATGTAAGTTCTACGTGTTTGCCTCAAAGCTGCACCTCAAAGATCCCAATGACAACACATTCCGAGTGAAGACCCTTGATCTGCGCCATACATGTCCTAAAGTGAGCAAAAACTTCCACCTGACTAGTGCAGTCCTCGCCGACAAGTACTTAGAAGAATTTAGAAACGATCCTGAATATAAGTCTGaagtgtttgtgaagaagattcAGACGGACCTAAAACAATCAATAAGCATTCAGCAGGCAAGAAGAGCAAGAAGGGCAGCATTGGACAAATTGGAGGGTGATGAAGACCGGCAATATGAGAAGCTGTATGACTATAAGAGGGAGGTTTTGAGAACCAACCCAGGCAGCACGGTGGAGTTTAAAGAAGCAAGGGGGAAGTTCCAGGgaatgtatgtatgttttgatgGGTTGAAGCAGGCCTTCGTGAATGGGATGAGACAGATTGTCTGTCTGGATGGGTGCTGGTTGAAGGGTAAATACGGTGGTCAACTTCTTTCTGCAACAGGGATTGATCCAAACGACTGTATGTACCCCTTAGCATATGCCTGGGTTAAAACGGAGAACACGGAGACCTGGATGTGGTTTATTGGGCTACTATCAGTTGATCTGCACCTTACGAATGCCGCTGTTTTCATGTCCGATAAACAAAAG GGTTTGTTGAATGCTGTGAAGGAGTTGTTCCCATATTCAGAGCATCGATTTTGCTGGAGGCATTTGTGGGCCAATTTCAGGAGCACATTTCACACGCAACACATGAAGCCCTTCATCTGGAACATTGGAACAGCACATAGGCA CCTTCCCATAGATCTCCACTCCCAAGACACAACGACAATGGAAGGACAAGCTAAACAAGTTGTGTGCGACTGTGGAATTCCATGCCGTATGCAGATTTCCTCCACCGAACGAAATCCAGGACGGAGATTTTACGGCTGTTCGAAGAGAAATGTAAGTATTTTAGATTTTACGGCATTTCGAAGAGAAatgtaa
- the LOC126671770 gene encoding uncharacterized protein LOC126671770 → MGKEKIFFGSDETKGKKRPARTVEVDSQILEIVLHYDGEFGEGGYLWGDVCARCFDISQLSLNRLDLWAKKIGVKGLVMYYWRQPELDYHRGIKPLEHDRDVEEMARAALKEGVVDVYVRYLTSDDVHNLVPESGPKLELKEIEEDGPFEPVEDGPVEAVEDAAGVEEGPGDELLLLEWYGTEDEGQVEALEVEIAAAEGPSDVAEGPEEGCSKKQKNK, encoded by the exons ATGGGAAAAGAAAAGATCTTCTTCGGCAGTGATGAGACGAAAGGGAAGAAACGGCCAG CCCGTACTGTGGAAGTGGATTCTCAGATCCTGGAAATTGTTCTGCACTATGATGGAGAATTTGGAGAAGGTGGTTATTTGTGGGGCGACGTGTGTGCAAGATGTTTTGACATTTCCCAACTGTCACTGAATAGGCTTGATTTGTGGGCCAAAAAAATTGGAGTGAAGGGGCTGGTTATGTATTATTGGAGGCAGCCAGAGTTGGACTATCATCGAGGGATAAAACCTCTTGAACATGATAGAGATGTTGAGGAGATGGCAAGGGCTGCACTAAAAGAAGGTGTGGTTGATGTCTACGTTCGATATTTAACCTCTGATGATGTGCATAATTTGGTGCCTGAGAGTGGACCCAAGTTAGAAttgaaagaaattgaagaagatggtccATTTGAGCCAGTTGAAGATGGTCCAGTGGAGGCAGTTGAAGATGCCGCGGGAGTTGAAGAAGGTCCAGGTGATGAATTATTGTTGCTAGAGTGGTACGGCACTGAAGATGAGGGCCAAGTAGAAGCCTTGGAAGTGGAGATTGCTGCTGCTGAAGGCCCATCTGATGTGGCTGAAGGTCCAGAAGAAGGGTGCAGCAAAAAACagaagaacaaataa